In Lewinella sp. 4G2, the sequence ACCATTGATATTTACCTGGAGCAGGAGGATAAGAAGGGCGTCCCCATTCTGGAAATGGTGGAGTACAAATACCATCTGCTGAAGTAGGTACTTTTGTAAACATCCCCAGTAATTGTATCTTACTCCCGTTCACCACCCCCTTCATCATCAAACTAGAAACACACAACTACTATGATCGAATATTTTAAGTTAGCACTGAGTAAGTACGCTCAGTTTACGGGCCGCTCGCGGCGGAGTGAGTACTGGTACTTCACGTTGGTCAACGTGATCATCAGCTTTGTCATCGGTATACTTGCCACCGTTATATCAGACTCCATTTCCTACCTCGGTAACCTGATCAGCCTGGCGCTCTTCATTCCTGGCCTTGCCGTAGCCGTCCGCCGTCTGCACGACGTTGGCCGCAGTGGTTGGTGGCTATTGATAGCCTTCACGGGTATCGGTATCTTCGTACTGCTCTACTGGTACATCCAGGATAGCGAACCCGGCAGTAACGAATACGGCCCCAACCCCAAGACTGGTGCTACCGCCGAGGACGTTGGCCGCCACTTGGTGGACTAAGTTTAAGACTACAAAAACAAAAACCCGACTACGCTTACGTGTAGTCGGGTTTTCTGTTTTTGAGAATGGTCTAAGTGGAAATTACTACGCAGGGGTCTCTTCTGCCATGGTAGGGTAATCGATGTACCCTTCTGGGCCAGGAGTGTAAAAGGTTTCCTGTTCGGGAAGTTGGAGCTTGTGGGCACCGAAAAAGCGGTCGACCAAATCCGGGTTGGAGATGAAGGGGCGGCCGAAGGCAACCAGGTCCGCTTTGCCGGCTTCGATATCGTCCCCGGCTTCGGTAGCATCGTAGTTACCGCACAGGATAACGGGGCCACCAAAAGCTTCCTTGATCTTGGTTTTGATGGAAGACGGCACGGCGGGGGCACCCAGACCAGAGTGGTCCACTACGTGCATGTACACCAATCCAGTCTCCTTCATCAGTTTGGCCAGGCGGACGTGGGTTTCCTCCACGGAATCGAACTCGCCCATTTCGCCGAAAACGCCGTAGGGACTGACACGCATTCCTACTCGATCGCCACCGATGCGGGCGACAACGGCTTCGGCCACGTTGCGAACGAAGCGCAGGCGGTTTTCTACGGAGCCGCCGAACTGGTCGTCGCGGCGGTTGGTACCGGGGTGGAGGAATTGCTCCAGCAAGTAACCGTTGGCGGCGTGCAGTTCGACGC encodes:
- a CDS encoding DUF805 domain-containing protein, whose protein sequence is MEYFKLALSKYAQFTGRSRRSEYWYFTLVNVIISFVIGILATVISDSISYLGNLISLALFIPGLAVAVRRLHDVGRSGWWLLIAFTGIGIFVLLYWYIQDSEPGSNEYGPNPKTGATAEDVGRHLVD
- a CDS encoding alkene reductase, translating into MPNQLFSPIALGKSELRNRIVMAPLTRSRAVGNVPNEMMALYYGQRAGAGLIITEGTSPSPNGLGYPRIPGCFSSEQVAGWELVTKAVHDNGGKIFLQIMHTGRVTHPDNLPAGGRVLAPSAVAMEQTKMYVDGKGELPIPLATPMTIADITEAVREYADCAQLAIDAGFDGVELHAANGYLLEQFLHPGTNRRDDQFGGSVENRLRFVRNVAEAVVARIGGDRVGMRVSPYGVFGEMGEFDSVEETHVRLAKLMKETGLVYMHVVDHSGLGAPAVPSSIKTKIKEAFGGPVILCGNYDATEAGDDIEAGKADLVAFGRPFISNPDLVDRFFGAHKLQLPEQETFYTPGPEGYIDYPTMAEETPA